TGAGCAAATAAAATTTGACTCAAAAAAAAACTAAATAAAAAAAGTATGATAGTACGATTATTCACTTATTTTAATAAGTTTTTAATGCGATTAAAATCTTCTTCAGAGTCAAAAGGAATAGAAATTTTTCCTTTACCACGATTGTTAACACTAACATCTATTTTATTACCAAAATAGTTACTAATGTCTTTTACTCCTTCAGAAACAAAGCTCGGTAGTGTTTTCTTTTTTGCTGTTTTAGCAACGGTACCTGCTTTTATATTTTTAACTAATTCTTCCGTTTGGCGAACAGATAATTTGTCTCGAACTATTTTTTCGTAAATATTTAATTGATCAGAATTACTATCAACACTAATAAGTGCACGACCATGTCCCATAGATATAAAGCTATCGCGCATTCCTGTTTGAATAATAGGATCTAATTTTAATAAACGTAAATAATTGGTAACAGTCGAACGTTTTTTACCTACTCTGGTACTTAGTTCTTCTTGAGTTAATTGAATTTCGTCAATTAAACGTTGGTAAGAAAGTGCAACTTCAATAGGGTCAAGATTTTTACGTTGAATATTTTCAACCAATGCCATTTCTAGCATTTCTTGATCGTTTGCTAAACGAATGTATGCGGGAACGGTTTTATTACCTATTAATTTAGATGCTCTAAAACGACGTTCTCCAGAAACTAATTGAAACGAATTGTTAGCTAGTTTTCTAACTGTAATAGGTTGTATAACACCTAATTGTTCTATTGAATTTGCTAATTCACGTAAAGCTTCTTCATCAAAATAAGTTCTAGGTTGAAAAGGGTTTACTTCTATAGAACTCAATTCGATTTCAATAATATTTCCTACTAATTTATCTGCGTTTTTATCTTCCGCTGAATTTACTTCAGCAGTTTCTGTTAATAAAGCTGATAAACCTCTTCCTAAAGCTCGTTTTTTAGTTGCTTTTGCCATTTACAGTAATTATGCGTTTTTTGTTAAGATTTCGTTTGCCAAATTTAAGTAATTTACAGCACCTTTACTGGTTGCATCGTATGAAATTATACTTTCACCGTAACTTGGTGCTTCACTTAAACGAATATTTCTGTGAACAATTGTTTCAAAAACCATTGAACTGAAGTGTTTTTTTACTTCTTCTACTACTTGGTTAGAAAGACGTAAACGAGAATCAAACATGGTAAGTAATAAACCTTCTATATCTAAATCTGGATTATGTATTTTTTGAACACTTTTAATAGTATTTAATAATTTACCTAAACCTTCTAAAGCAAAATATTCACATTGAATAGGTATTATAACTGAATCTGCAGCAACTAAAGAATTTAAAGTTATTAAACCTAAAGAAGGAGCACAATCAATTAAAA
This genomic stretch from Tenacibaculum sp. Bg11-29 harbors:
- a CDS encoding ParB/RepB/Spo0J family partition protein, translating into MAKATKKRALGRGLSALLTETAEVNSAEDKNADKLVGNIIEIELSSIEVNPFQPRTYFDEEALRELANSIEQLGVIQPITVRKLANNSFQLVSGERRFRASKLIGNKTVPAYIRLANDQEMLEMALVENIQRKNLDPIEVALSYQRLIDEIQLTQEELSTRVGKKRSTVTNYLRLLKLDPIIQTGMRDSFISMGHGRALISVDSNSDQLNIYEKIVRDKLSVRQTEELVKNIKAGTVAKTAKKKTLPSFVSEGVKDISNYFGNKIDVSVNNRGKGKISIPFDSEEDFNRIKNLLK
- a CDS encoding ParA family protein, which encodes MGKIIAIANQKGGVGKTTTTVNLAASLGVLEKRVLLIDADPQANATSGLGIDVDSVEFGTYQVLEHTILAKETILKTDSPNVDLIPAHIDLVAIEIELVDKQEREYMLKKALQEIKNDYDYILIDCAPSLGLITLNSLVAADSVIIPIQCEYFALEGLGKLLNTIKSVQKIHNPDLDIEGLLLTMFDSRLRLSNQVVEEVKKHFSSMVFETIVHRNIRLSEAPSYGESIISYDATSKGAVNYLNLANEILTKNA